TCTCGACCAGCTTGCGGGCGCCCTCGCCGTCGCGGGCGACCTGCTCGGACAGATTGGCGAGGATCTGATTGAAGGCTTTCACGAAGGCCTTCAGGCGCGGATCGCTGGCGCGGCTGATCTTTGGCGCGCCGTGCTCGGCAGCCGCACCGGTCGCGAATGCCAGCAGCGTGTCCGAGGTCGAGGTGTCGCCGTCGATCGTCACCGCGTTGAACGTGTCCTCGACGCCGGCCTTGAGCAGCGCCTGGAGCGCGGCGGGTGCGATCGGGGCGTCGGTGAAGATGAAGGACAGCATCGTCGCCATGTCGGGGGCGATCATGCCGGCGCCCTTGGCCATGCCGTTGATGGTGACCTTGGCCTTGCCGAGCTTCACCGTCGCGGTCGCGACCTTGGGGAAAGTGTCGGTGGTCATGATCGCCTTGGCCGCGGCGAGGTAATCGCCGGGTTCCGCCGACACGGCGAGGCGGCCAAGCACGCCGTCGAACTTGGTCGCGTCCAGCGGCTCGCCGATCACGCCGGTCGAGGCGAGAAAAATCTCGCTCTCGCTGCAGCCGACGGCCTTGGCCGCGATCCTGGCGGTCATCGCGGTGGAGGCGCGGCCGGTCTTGCCGGTGAAGGCGTTGGCGTTGCCGGAATTGACGACCAGCGCGCGCGCCTTGCCGCCCTTCAGCTTGGCGCGGCACCATTCGACCGGCGCGGAGGGGCACTTCGACCTGGTGAAGACGCCGGCGACCGCGGTGCCCTTGTCCATGATGGCGAGCAGCACGTCGGTGCGGTTCTTGTAGCGGATGCCGGCCTCGGCCGTCGCAAGACGGACGCCCGCGATCACGGGCATCTCGGGGACATTCTTGGGGGCGAGGGGAGAGACGGAGGAGGACATCGCAGGGGCGCCTTGGTGAGGTCTGGATATGCAGATGCCCGGCCCCTCTTTGCGGGGCCGGGCATCAGGTAGGCTTAGATACTCTTGGCGTCACCGAAGTGACAGCGAATTCTCACTTCTTGGCGGGGGGCGCCATCTTGCTGTCGGCCGGCTTGGCATCGGCCGGCTTGGCATCCTTGGCCGCATCGGCAGGCTTGGCATCCTTGGAGGCGTCGGCCGCCGGCTGGTCCAGCCGCTCGACCTTGGCTTCGGCGCGGAGCTTGGCCACGTAGTCGGCCTGGGCCTTGCGGGTGACGTACTGCTCGATCTGGGGCTTGACCTGGTCGAACTCCGGCGCCTTGCGGTTGCGCTTTTCCTCGACCTTGATGATGTGCCAGCCGAATTGCGACTTCACGGGGTCGGAGATCTTGCCCGGCTCGAGCGAGAACGCGACGGCCGAGAATTCCGGCACCATCTGTTCCTTGGTGAAGAAGCCGAGGTCGCCGCCGTCGGCCGAGCCCGGATCCTTGGACTTCTTCTTGGCGAGCTCGGCGAAATCGGCGCCCTTGTCGAGCTCGGCCTTCACCGCCTTGGCCTCGTCCTCGGTCTCGACCAGGATGTGGCGGGCGCGCACTTCCTGCTCGCCGGTGATCTGCTTGGAAGCCTCCTCATAGACCTTCTTCATGGCATCGTCAGTGGTCGCCGCCTTGCCTTCCTGGGCCAGCAGGCTGTCCATCAGCAGGCGGTTGCGGGCGAACGCCATCCGCTTCTTGAAGTCGTCGCCGTCGGCGACTTTCTTGTCCTCGGCGGCCTTGGCCACGATCTTCATGTCGATCAGGAACGACAGGACGTTCTCGTCCTTGGTCGCCGGATCCATCTGGGCGAGGCTCGGTCCGAGCTCTTCCTCGGCCATGGTGACGTCGCTCTTCTTGATTTCAGCGCCATTGACCTTTGCCAGGACCGGATCGTCGGCCGCCCGGAGCGGGCCCGCGAACGCCAGGGTCAGCACCAAGCAGGCTGCCAGGCCCAGGCCTCCAGCGAGGGCGGACGCATGGCGGAAACGCAGGCCGGTGGTTACCGGGAACGAGGTGGTCATGGAAAATCCTTTTGTTGAAGCAGGGGGCTGCTCGAGCGGGGCGGACACTCGCCCAATTCAGGGGGGCTTGGCAACGCGAAAAGTCTGTCAAAATGATGAATTAGCTGCAATGCGCCCGCCGTTGACAAGGCCCTGACCGGGCCATATCTCTGCGCGGTCGCGACCATGGCGATACCGTTTATTTTGCTGCGTTTTTGGCCGTTGAACCCAGACTAGCCCAATTCCCACCCATATGGCGGATGAACCCCCCGCAGTCCGGGCTCTGGCGCCAAAAGGCGTCACGGTGAGTTGATAGGCCGGAGGGTGACGACTTCTTGGCTGCAACGCGGTTAATTCGCGAACACAGGAACTAGGCATGATCGGCGCGCTCGCCCGCAAGTTTTTCGGCTCCGCCAACGACCGGCGGGTGAAGGGATATCAGTCCCGCATCAACGCGATCAACGCGCTGGAGCCCGAGCTCGTCAAACTCTCCGACGAGGCGCTCAAGGCCCGCACCGCCGAGTTCAAGCAGCAGCTCGCCGAGGGCAAGACGCTGGACGACCTCCTGGTGCCCGCCTTCGCCACCGTGCGCGAGGCTGCCAAGCGCACGCTCGGCCAGCGCCATTTCGACGTCCAGCTGATCGGCGGCATGGTGCTGCACGAGGGCGACATCGCCGAGATGAAGACCGGTGAAGGCAAGACGCTGGTCGCAACGCTCGCCGTCTACCTCAACGCGCTCGCCGGCAAGGGCGTCCATGTCGTCACCGTCAACGACTACCTCGCCCGCCGCGACTCCGGCTGGATGGGTCAGATCTACGGCTTCCTCGGCATGACCACGGGCGTGATCGTCCATGGCCTGGAC
This genomic interval from Bradyrhizobium guangzhouense contains the following:
- the argJ gene encoding bifunctional glutamate N-acetyltransferase/amino-acid acetyltransferase ArgJ → MSSSVSPLAPKNVPEMPVIAGVRLATAEAGIRYKNRTDVLLAIMDKGTAVAGVFTRSKCPSAPVEWCRAKLKGGKARALVVNSGNANAFTGKTGRASTAMTARIAAKAVGCSESEIFLASTGVIGEPLDATKFDGVLGRLAVSAEPGDYLAAAKAIMTTDTFPKVATATVKLGKAKVTINGMAKGAGMIAPDMATMLSFIFTDAPIAPAALQALLKAGVEDTFNAVTIDGDTSTSDTLLAFATGAAAEHGAPKISRASDPRLKAFVKAFNQILANLSEQVARDGEGARKLVEITVEGAKTKASARKIAMSIANSPLVKTAIAGEDANWGRVVMAVGKAGEPADRDKLSISFNGIRVAKSGARDPSYDEAQVSEAMKAPEIAIKVQLGLGKGRDRVLTCDLTKEYVAINGDYRS
- a CDS encoding peptidylprolyl isomerase, producing the protein MTTSFPVTTGLRFRHASALAGGLGLAACLVLTLAFAGPLRAADDPVLAKVNGAEIKKSDVTMAEEELGPSLAQMDPATKDENVLSFLIDMKIVAKAAEDKKVADGDDFKKRMAFARNRLLMDSLLAQEGKAATTDDAMKKVYEEASKQITGEQEVRARHILVETEDEAKAVKAELDKGADFAELAKKKSKDPGSADGGDLGFFTKEQMVPEFSAVAFSLEPGKISDPVKSQFGWHIIKVEEKRNRKAPEFDQVKPQIEQYVTRKAQADYVAKLRAEAKVERLDQPAADASKDAKPADAAKDAKPADAKPADSKMAPPAKK